AAGTATATGAAAAAAACTCTCCTTTTGTTCATAAGTTTATTTTCGATAACTCTATCATACGCTCAAAATGTTGAGAACAAAAAGCCGAAAATGGATTTTTATGTTAATCCCACTCTCAATTTAGGATATAATCTTGGAAATAGTATTCAGGATGACAGAAATAAGGATTCAGCCTATTATCAACAATACATAGCTCCTTATCTCCCTAATAAAATTACTTTTGGAATGACAGTTATCGGTGGGTATAATTTTCTTCCTAACTTTGCCTTAGGATCAGGGATAAAATATAGTTTTACGGATAAGAATTTTCATTTGCTTTATTGGGTTATCCAGCCTAAATTCATAATTGGTCCTGGAGATGAACCTTTTTTTATTGATATTAATTATGGAAAGCAGATCAACCACTCTGTTGTTTCAAATGCTGAATTCTGGGGAATAAAGTTGGGAAAACAGGTGTCATATTCGAAAAGATTAAGCCAGGAAGGAGGACTTGTTCTTGAAAATCATAACTTTGGAAAATCAAATGCTTTTTTTATCGGTTTGAGTTATGGGATAACATTTTTTAGTAATAAAAACTACACGGGTTACGGAGACGATTAATGGAAAAGACACGGATTAATAAATATTTATCAGAAGTTGGTTTCTGCTCAAGAAGAGCGGCAGATAAATTACTGGAAGAAGGGAGAATAAAAATCAACGGGCAGATTCCTGAATTGGGAACGAAAATTTCCGACGAAGATGTTGTGGAAGTAGACGGTAAACCGATCCGGGAAACAGAAGAAAAACCTGTTTATATTGCTTTTAATAAACCAATTGGTATTGTTTGTACCACAGATACAAAAAGAGAAAAAAATAATATTGTAGATTATATCAATCATCCTAAAAGAATTTTTCCGATTGGTAGGTTGGACAAACCTAGTGAAGGCCTAATACTTCTAACCAGTGACGGGGATATTGTTAACAAAATTTTAAGGGCCAGGAACAATCACGAAAAGGAATATCTTGTAAGAGTCGATAAGCCGATTAATCCGAGATTTTTGGAGAAAATGAGAAATGGAGTTCCCATCCTGGATACCGTGACTAAGAAATGTGAAGTAGAAAAAGTAGATGATATGACGTTCAGAATTGTTCTTACCCAAGGCCTCAACAGGCAGATTCGCAGAATGTGTGAATATTTGGGCTACGAAGTGAAAAAACTTAAAAGGATGCGTATCATGAATATCAAGCTGGATTTACCTGTAGGAAAATGGAGAGATCTTACCGATGAGGAGCTATCCGCTTTGAACAAGTTGCTCGAAGACTCCAGTAAAACGGTAGATTAAATTGATAAGAAAGTAAGATTCAATCATTTCAGATATAATTTCATCCTTGTCTCATATTCTGGCTTTAATTTCAGAAACTTCCATATTTTTTTGTCTTCGGGATTGCTCACACGGTAATAAATAATCTTATCTGCAGAGTATCTGAAATAAGGATGGTTCTTTAACCATTCTTCCGGCGCGTCCACAAGTGTATATTTTGTGATGCCGGACGAATCAAGCTTACAAATTGAAATTAATTTCTGCACAAGATCTGTATCTATATTGTAAGTTTCCAGGATTTGCTGTTTGGTAACGAATCCGCCCAGTTTTTTTCTGAAACCAATAATTGATCCTGCACTTTTTTCATCAAGTCCGAATTCCAGAAGCTGTTTAAAAGTAATTTGATTTAAATCAGTAGATGCGAAATCTGTTTTTTGCTGAATGATTTGATTCTTTTTTTCATCATTTTGCTGATCTTTGATTTTAATATAGGGTTTTAATTCTTCAAACTTTTCCTGAGAAATGACGAAACATTTCTGAATATCCTGATAGGTATTAAAACGTCCCTTTAAATTTCTATCTCTGTAATTAACTATAGTTAATGCCTGCTTTTCGGAAAAACCAAGAGATTGCCATCCTGCTGTGTTTAAAGTATTAGGATCAAAAAAACGGAGATAAATACGAGGCTTTTGCTCAGTACTCTTAGAAATGTTTTTTAAATTTTCAGGTGTTTTTTCCGGTAAAAGCAGATGTGGTGCTAATAATCGATAGTTTTCATCATTGATTATAAAGCAGGCTTTTAATTTTTCTTTACTTACAAAACTACCTCCCAGATAAGCTTTGTATTTCAAAATCGCTTGGGCCTGTCTCGGGCTGAATCCCATATTCTCCCATTCTTTTTCAGAAAGGTGATCCGGATTGAATGTTCCGGAGACGGTAATTGTTTTTTTATCAGGCACTCCCGATCTATCATTTTTTATACCCTTATGGTCATTTGGGAGCATAATGTATGGACTGATCTCTGAAAATTTCTCCTTGGAAATAGCGTAGCATTTTTGTAATTGTTCTTTAGAAGTAAATTCTCCACCAACAATTTTCTTATAGTTTAGTATCGTTAATACCTGTTTTGAAGAAAATCCAAGGCTTTGCCACTGTTTTTCGTTAAGGTCATTAGGATTAAATTCGGTTAAATACAATGAAGCGTTTTCCTCCGACACAAACTTTATTTCGGGGAAATTTTCTTTTTCTTTACTGGTATACTCCTGGAAGATGAATAATATGAGCAGCAGTATACCTAAAAATGCAATCTTTTGATAGTAGCTTCTTTTCATCAAGCTAAACTTATTGATAAACCTCAACTTTTAAAAGAATAATGTTCAGAATTTGATATAATGATATATAAAGGGTTGTTTTTTGATGGTAATCCTTTTTAAAATGAAGCTGATCTTTTGATTAATTGAATTTTTTCAAGCCTACTCATCGGAATAATCGAGATAATATGATATATGATGGCACAAAAAATCCCCAAAAACATTTTGGGGATATATTTAACTAATAACAGATTATTGTATTACTGACGAACAAGATTATATTCTGTTCCTGCTGTTTCTTTTGTCCATGCGCTTCCGCTATGCATTTGAATTGTTTTATCATTGACAATTGAGAAGGTTGTTACACGGTCTGCAATATTTGAATACTTTAAAATTACCTTATTGGTGTCTTTGTAATACTTCCAAGTCCCTGTACTTGACATTGGAGTTGTACTACCAGGAAAAGTTTCAGACAAAGCGAAAGTATTATCATCTTTGAAAGTGATTTCAACATTCTGTTTTGAGCTTCCTGAAGGGATATTTCCTTTATAAACTCCTGGTACAAAAGTAGAAGTTTTAGTTACCGAAGTATTTTCCTTTTGATTTTTCATTGTACTGCAAGAAGTAAATCCGATGAATGATGCGCAAGCTGCTGCGAGAAATAAATTTTTCATAATATGTTTTTTAAATTTGGTTTCTTACTAACTAAAATAATGCCAAAAAATAAAATAAATAAGTGAAAAAGTCATTGAGCTTTCATTGCTGATCTTATTTTGCCAAGGTGTGAAAAGGGGCAGAAAATTGATCATCACAGGATTAGCAGATGTTTATGTAAAATCTGATATTTGGAAAAAAAGGTTAGGGTATTTTTTATCCGTTTCTGTTATTCAGAGTCTTTTTCTACTAAAGATTCTTTTAATTTCAGTAATTCAGCTTTTACGAATTCCAGACGGTCGATAATAGTAATGGTCTCGGATATTTTACTGTTTGTTGCCAAAGCGATCTTTGCTCCATCCAGCGTGTAACCTTTTTCTTTCACCAGATGGTAAATGATCTGCAGGTTTTTAATATCCTCAGGGGTGAAGTACCGGTTACCTTTCTTGTTTTTTTTAGGTTTGATAATAGGGAATTCCTGCTCCCAATAACGTATTAATGAAGTGTTTACATCAAATGCTTTAGCAACTTCTCCTATTGAATAATACAGCTTATCGGGTAAATTTATCTTCATTTTATGAATCCTAATCTTCAAAGATAATTTTTTTTGAATTTTTTTACAAATTTACCATCCAAATATATTCTTAAAACTCTTTTCTTTTCTTGAAATACTATAATCTTCCAGTGCTATTTAAGATTAAATGAAAGTCTTTTTTTAATTTTGAAGTAAATTAATAGATTTGAATTCTATATCTGTACTTCATATTGATCTTTTTCAGTCCGGGAAAAATGCTTCGGATTTTTATTTCAATACAATGAAAGATCATTTGGTCAGCAGCCATAAACATATTGAGAAGCCCCATCGGCATGATTTTTACGTAACGGTGCTTTTTACAAAAGGGACAGGAATTCATGAAGTCGATTTTCACAGGTATGATGTCTCAGAGGGAAGCATGTTTTTTCTATCACCCGGTCAGGTCCACAGCTGGGAACTTTCGGAAGACACGGACGGGTATATTTTTTTCTTATCTCAGGAATTTTATGATATGCATTATATCAATCAGCATCTGAGAAACTTCCCTTTTTTTAGTTCGGTGAATTTTTCAAGAAAGCTTCAGCTTGAAAAAAAATACCTGAACCCAATGGTTGGTTTGTTTGAAGAGATTCAGAATGAGTATTATTCTCATAACCTTATGAAGGAGGGGCTGATACTTTCAGTGATTACAAAAATGTATATCACCTCATCAAGGTTGTTTTCTAAAGAATACAATACTTTTAATTCCCCGGTTAGTATTTCATATTTAAAGCACTATCAGGATTTTGAGACTTTACTCGAAGAACATTTCACAAAAGAAAAATCGATTTCATTTTATGCTTCTTTGCTGGATATTTCTCCTAAACACCTGAACAGAATTACGCAGACTATGGTTCAGAAAACGACTACAGAAGTTATTACTGAAAGGGTAATGCTGGAAGCAAAACGGATGCTGATGTATTTAAGCGAAAGTCTTGTTGAGATTGCCTTCAGATTGGGGTATGAAGAATATTCTTATTTTGTAAGGGTATTCCGGAAAACTTCCGGAATAACCCCGACTCAGTTTATTCAAAAGTATAAATCATAAACTTTTTGACTACAACAATAGTTTGAAAGGTCCTTCAAAAGTTGTTTCAAAAGTATCCACAATTTTGCCTTTTTCATCAAGTACAGCAATCACAATATTCTGTTTGGAAAATCGGATGTCTTTTTCAGGAAATGTAATATTAATGTTACCTTTTAAGATCTGATCTCCCTTTAATACAATTTTATCTGAACCAAAAAAAGTGATCTCGCCATTTTTAGGACTTATTACTTTTATTGTTAAAACCTTTTTCTCATTGGTTTTGTTTAAAAAAGTATAAATAAATGTATTCGTTATTTTTCCATTTTTTGTAAAGAAAGTGGATCCGGCAGGTTTAATAAATTTGGCCTCCATAGATCCACGGTCATACATTAGAAAACCAAGAAAACCGATTAATAATGCCAGAAAAACCGTAGTGACTTTCATTCTGGAGGTAAAAATAAACCTGGATTGGTTTTCAATTTCAGCTTCAGTTGCGTAGCGAACCAATCCTTTTGGAAGACCTATTTTTTCCATTACTTCATCACAGGCATCAATGCACGCCGTGCAATTAATACATTCAAGCTGTTGGCCATTTCTGATGTCTATTCCTGTAGGGCAAACCACGACACATTGCTGGCAATCGATACAATCTCCTTTTCCTTCTGATTTTCGGTCTTCACCGTTTTTCCATTTGGAACGGTTTTCACCTCTTTTAAAATCATAATATACATTGATGGTTTGTTTATCAATAAGAACTCCCTGTAAGCGTCCGTAGGGGCATACCAATGTACATACCTGCTCACGGAGCCATGCGAAAGTAAAATAAAAAACAGCTGTAAAAGAAAGCATAACAATGAATTTCAAAGAATGTTCTGCAGGGCCTTCACTCATGATTTTAAAAACCTCTCTGTATCCTACAATATACATGAACATGAAATGACTGATAATTAACGAAACCAAAAGGAATACCGACCATTTCAGACTCCTCTTTCTTATTTTTTCACTATTCCATTCCTGTCGGTCCAGCTTCATTTGCTTATTACGGTCACCTTCGATCCAATATTCTATTTTTCTGAAAACCATCTCCATAAAAAGAGTTTGCGGACAAAGCCAGCCACAGAATATTCGTCCGAAAACTACTGTAAAAAGCATAACAAATATGACAGAAGTAACAGCGCCCAGAGCCAGAATAAAAAAATCCTGGAGATAAAAAGGTTGCCCCACAATGAAAAATTTTCTGTCGATAACATTAATCAGAAGAAAAGGGTTATGATTAATGGTTACGAAAGGTAGAATAAAAAACAAAGCAAGCAGGATATAGCTGGTGTAATTTCTGTAATTGGTATATTTCCCCTTGGGTTTGCGGGGGAACACCCATTTTCTTTTTCCTGTATCATCCATTGTTCCCACAGAATTTCTGAAAGCTTCATTCTCTATTGCTATAACCTTTTCGGGTTTGGTGCCTGTATTCATTCTTTTATTTTAAATAACCAATTGAATAATCCCTCATTTTGTTGTTTTTTTTATTAAAAAACATCTATTGAGTTTCTTACCGCAAAGCTCTTAATTAAGGGAATACATTACTAATAGTATACACGTATTGAATAGGACAAATGGGACATTTATCAATTTTTTATTATTGTATCAAAATGAGAAAATAATTCTTGAATTTTATTTTTTCATGTTGTACATTGTGAGCCTAAAATGAAATAAGAAATGAAGAATCTTTTTAAAATGACTTGGGTTGGTTTGGTTTTAGTATTACTAAATTGTCAATCAGTAAATTATACCCGTATGTTTTATCATGATGTAATGCCAGAGAAGATTTCAGACCGGTTCGGTTTTACTGAGGGGCCCTCCTCAGATAAAGAAGGGAATGTTTATTTTACAGATCAGCCCAATGATAAAATTTATTATTGGGATTGGAAAACAAATGAAATCCGGGAATTTTTAAGCAAAACAGGACGCGCCAATGGAACCCATTTTGATCAAGACGATAATCTGATTACCTGTTCTGATGATCAGGGCGAGATCTGGAAGATCTCTAAAGATAAAAAGATTCAGATTTTATTAAAAGGTTTCGAAGGAAAAAGGCTTAATGGTCCGAATGATGTATGGGGAGATTCTTCAGGTGGAATGTACTTTACTGATCCTTTGTATAAGAGAGATTACTGGATTGATTTTAAACAGGAAATTCCTCATAAAAGTCTTTACTACAGAAATAAAGAAGGTAAAGTAAAAAAAATCGATACTTTTACCCAGCCCAATGGCATTGCCGGAAGTGAGAAATACAGAAAACTCTATGTTTCTGATATTGATGCAGGAAAAACTTATGTATACGACATATTGGATGCAGGAGAACTTTCTGAGAAGAGACTGTTCTGTGAAATGGGGTCTGACGGAATGACGTTAGATAAGCACGGGAATGTTTATTTAACAGGTAATGGGGTTACGGTGTTTAATCGCGATGGAAAAAAAATCTATCATATTCCTA
The sequence above is drawn from the Chryseobacterium daecheongense genome and encodes:
- the rluF gene encoding 23S rRNA pseudouridine(2604) synthase RluF; this encodes MEKTRINKYLSEVGFCSRRAADKLLEEGRIKINGQIPELGTKISDEDVVEVDGKPIRETEEKPVYIAFNKPIGIVCTTDTKREKNNIVDYINHPKRIFPIGRLDKPSEGLILLTSDGDIVNKILRARNNHEKEYLVRVDKPINPRFLEKMRNGVPILDTVTKKCEVEKVDDMTFRIVLTQGLNRQIRRMCEYLGYEVKKLKRMRIMNIKLDLPVGKWRDLTDEELSALNKLLEDSSKTVD
- a CDS encoding helix-hairpin-helix domain-containing protein, translating into MKRSYYQKIAFLGILLLILFIFQEYTSKEKENFPEIKFVSEENASLYLTEFNPNDLNEKQWQSLGFSSKQVLTILNYKKIVGGEFTSKEQLQKCYAISKEKFSEISPYIMLPNDHKGIKNDRSGVPDKKTITVSGTFNPDHLSEKEWENMGFSPRQAQAILKYKAYLGGSFVSKEKLKACFIINDENYRLLAPHLLLPEKTPENLKNISKSTEQKPRIYLRFFDPNTLNTAGWQSLGFSEKQALTIVNYRDRNLKGRFNTYQDIQKCFVISQEKFEELKPYIKIKDQQNDEKKNQIIQQKTDFASTDLNQITFKQLLEFGLDEKSAGSIIGFRKKLGGFVTKQQILETYNIDTDLVQKLISICKLDSSGITKYTLVDAPEEWLKNHPYFRYSADKIIYYRVSNPEDKKIWKFLKLKPEYETRMKLYLK
- a CDS encoding copper resistance protein NlpE N-terminal domain-containing protein; translation: MKNLFLAAACASFIGFTSCSTMKNQKENTSVTKTSTFVPGVYKGNIPSGSSKQNVEITFKDDNTFALSETFPGSTTPMSSTGTWKYYKDTNKVILKYSNIADRVTTFSIVNDKTIQMHSGSAWTKETAGTEYNLVRQ
- a CDS encoding MerR family transcriptional regulator → MKINLPDKLYYSIGEVAKAFDVNTSLIRYWEQEFPIIKPKKNKKGNRYFTPEDIKNLQIIYHLVKEKGYTLDGAKIALATNSKISETITIIDRLEFVKAELLKLKESLVEKDSE
- a CDS encoding AraC family transcriptional regulator; this encodes MNSISVLHIDLFQSGKNASDFYFNTMKDHLVSSHKHIEKPHRHDFYVTVLFTKGTGIHEVDFHRYDVSEGSMFFLSPGQVHSWELSEDTDGYIFFLSQEFYDMHYINQHLRNFPFFSSVNFSRKLQLEKKYLNPMVGLFEEIQNEYYSHNLMKEGLILSVITKMYITSSRLFSKEYNTFNSPVSISYLKHYQDFETLLEEHFTKEKSISFYASLLDISPKHLNRITQTMVQKTTTEVITERVMLEAKRMLMYLSESLVEIAFRLGYEEYSYFVRVFRKTSGITPTQFIQKYKS
- the ccoG gene encoding cytochrome c oxidase accessory protein CcoG, which produces MNTGTKPEKVIAIENEAFRNSVGTMDDTGKRKWVFPRKPKGKYTNYRNYTSYILLALFFILPFVTINHNPFLLINVIDRKFFIVGQPFYLQDFFILALGAVTSVIFVMLFTVVFGRIFCGWLCPQTLFMEMVFRKIEYWIEGDRNKQMKLDRQEWNSEKIRKRSLKWSVFLLVSLIISHFMFMYIVGYREVFKIMSEGPAEHSLKFIVMLSFTAVFYFTFAWLREQVCTLVCPYGRLQGVLIDKQTINVYYDFKRGENRSKWKNGEDRKSEGKGDCIDCQQCVVVCPTGIDIRNGQQLECINCTACIDACDEVMEKIGLPKGLVRYATEAEIENQSRFIFTSRMKVTTVFLALLIGFLGFLMYDRGSMEAKFIKPAGSTFFTKNGKITNTFIYTFLNKTNEKKVLTIKVISPKNGEITFFGSDKIVLKGDQILKGNINITFPEKDIRFSKQNIVIAVLDEKGKIVDTFETTFEGPFKLLL
- a CDS encoding SMP-30/gluconolactonase/LRE family protein, translated to MKNLFKMTWVGLVLVLLNCQSVNYTRMFYHDVMPEKISDRFGFTEGPSSDKEGNVYFTDQPNDKIYYWDWKTNEIREFLSKTGRANGTHFDQDDNLITCSDDQGEIWKISKDKKIQILLKGFEGKRLNGPNDVWGDSSGGMYFTDPLYKRDYWIDFKQEIPHKSLYYRNKEGKVKKIDTFTQPNGIAGSEKYRKLYVSDIDAGKTYVYDILDAGELSEKRLFCEMGSDGMTLDKHGNVYLTGNGVTVFNRDGKKIYHIPIEEEWTSNVTFGGKHNDILFITASKSVYTLPTRVKGTR